A genomic region of Oceaniferula marina contains the following coding sequences:
- the thiC gene encoding phosphomethylpyrimidine synthase ThiC — MISANDAPNTPENAKQRSDYTGTFIEDIDNSAELETIAKDPTHFPNSTRVYVNGEIHSDLRVPMREIRLSDTEHQASPGFPEGRVEKNPPIRVYDCSGPWGDPDFNGDVTQGLPALRRQWILDRQDVEEYDGREVTAVDNGYLSSEHAEKYNANKAAKNKLKEYPGLKRKPLRASNGHPVTQKWYADQGIITPEMEYIAIRENMGRMEEFKTICDQYPNLKDLPDDASERIKQLCATPDGYEMPRPSEIDPFKQVSRNVMNHQHPGQTFGAQIPAVITAEFVRSEVARGRAIIPANINHPENEPMIIGRNFLVKINANIGNSAVASTIDEEVEKMRWSTKWGADTVMDLSTGKNIHATREWILRNSPVPIGTVPIYQALEKVNGRIEDLTWELYRDTLIEQAEQGVDYFTIHAGVLLRFVPHTARRMTGIVSRGGSIMAKWSLAHQKENFLYTHWDEICDICAAYDVSFSIGDGLRPGSIADANDYAQLAELEIQGELTQRAWAKGCQVMNEGPGHVPLQLIQENMQKQIEWCHEAPFYTLGPLTTDIAPGYDHITSAIGAANIGWYGCAMLCYVTPKEHLGLPNRDDVREGVITYKLAAHAADLAKGHPSAQERDNAISKARFEFRWRDQFALGLDPARAIDFHDETLPAEGAKTAHFCSMCGPTFCSMKITADVRKYAEENGYTGKEATPSA, encoded by the coding sequence ATGATTTCAGCCAACGACGCCCCCAACACTCCTGAAAACGCCAAACAGCGCAGCGATTACACCGGAACCTTCATCGAAGATATCGATAACTCAGCCGAACTCGAAACCATCGCCAAGGACCCCACCCATTTCCCGAATTCCACCCGGGTATATGTGAACGGCGAGATCCACTCGGACCTTCGTGTTCCGATGCGTGAAATTCGGCTCTCCGATACCGAACACCAAGCCTCACCCGGTTTTCCCGAGGGACGCGTGGAAAAGAATCCGCCCATCCGGGTTTACGATTGCTCCGGCCCCTGGGGAGATCCGGATTTCAATGGTGATGTCACTCAGGGACTCCCCGCCCTGCGACGTCAATGGATTCTCGATCGTCAGGATGTCGAGGAATACGATGGCCGCGAAGTCACCGCGGTCGATAACGGTTATCTCTCCAGCGAACATGCGGAGAAATACAATGCCAACAAAGCGGCCAAAAACAAACTGAAGGAATACCCCGGCCTCAAACGAAAGCCGCTGCGCGCATCAAATGGACATCCAGTCACCCAAAAGTGGTATGCCGACCAAGGAATCATCACCCCGGAGATGGAATACATCGCCATTCGCGAAAACATGGGACGGATGGAAGAATTCAAAACCATCTGCGACCAATACCCGAACCTCAAGGACCTTCCGGATGACGCCTCCGAACGCATCAAACAACTCTGCGCAACTCCGGATGGCTACGAAATGCCCCGCCCCTCGGAAATTGACCCCTTCAAGCAGGTTTCACGTAATGTGATGAACCACCAGCACCCGGGACAAACGTTCGGAGCCCAGATCCCAGCGGTGATCACGGCGGAATTTGTCCGCTCCGAAGTCGCCCGCGGCCGGGCCATCATCCCTGCGAATATCAACCACCCGGAAAATGAACCGATGATCATCGGCCGGAACTTCCTGGTAAAAATCAATGCCAACATCGGCAACTCCGCAGTGGCCTCGACCATCGACGAAGAGGTCGAAAAAATGCGCTGGTCGACCAAATGGGGCGCTGACACCGTCATGGACCTCTCCACGGGAAAAAATATCCACGCCACCCGCGAGTGGATTCTACGGAACTCCCCCGTCCCGATTGGCACCGTCCCGATCTATCAGGCACTGGAAAAGGTCAACGGCCGGATCGAAGATCTCACCTGGGAGCTCTACCGCGACACCTTGATCGAACAGGCAGAACAAGGGGTGGATTACTTCACCATCCACGCCGGAGTTTTGCTTCGTTTTGTCCCGCACACTGCCAGACGCATGACCGGCATCGTTTCCCGCGGAGGGTCGATCATGGCCAAGTGGAGCCTCGCCCACCAAAAGGAAAACTTCCTCTACACCCACTGGGATGAAATTTGCGACATCTGTGCAGCCTACGACGTTTCCTTCTCCATTGGCGACGGCCTGCGCCCAGGATCCATCGCCGATGCCAACGACTACGCCCAACTCGCCGAGCTGGAAATCCAGGGTGAACTCACTCAACGAGCCTGGGCCAAAGGATGCCAAGTGATGAACGAAGGCCCCGGCCACGTGCCACTGCAGTTGATCCAGGAAAATATGCAAAAGCAAATCGAGTGGTGTCACGAAGCCCCCTTCTACACACTCGGACCACTGACTACCGACATCGCTCCAGGATACGACCATATTACCTCTGCCATCGGAGCCGCAAACATCGGTTGGTATGGCTGTGCCATGCTCTGCTACGTCACCCCAAAAGAACACCTCGGCCTACCCAACCGCGACGACGTGCGAGAAGGCGTCATCACCTACAAACTCGCAGCCCACGCTGCCGATCTCGCCAAAGGACACCCCTCAGCCCAGGAACGTGACAATGCCATTTCCAAGGCCCGGTTCGAATTCCGTTGGCGCGACCAGTTTGCCCTAGGCCTCGACCCTGCCCGAGCCATTGATTTTCACGATGAAACGCTGCCGGCCGAAGGGGCAAAAACCGCCCATTTCTGCTCGATGTGCGGCCCAACGTTCTGCTCGATGAAGATCACAGCCGATGTCCGTAAATACGCCGAAGAAAATGGCTACACTGGGAAAGAAGCCACTCCCAGCGCATAA
- a CDS encoding PEP-CTERM sorting domain-containing protein, with translation MKSTFIATISVLAASAISATAALTATNVNAADNAGNSYFGFAVDLSSNVVTLSETPAPATFEIDTLELTGRPSGGTYGAMKIAVYEFAGDGTVGAFVGLSDAQTLAAATAVEFNFSGVTVNTSGTYQYLFVGDSTSEADLDTEGFAGYNANAVSSSLSMSPNGSLPSGSGTYKNSTLNDWEGSFLPEFTFTAVPEPSSISLLGLGLLSLCLRRRK, from the coding sequence ATGAAAAGCACATTCATCGCCACAATCAGTGTCTTAGCGGCATCCGCTATTTCCGCTACGGCAGCACTCACAGCAACCAACGTAAATGCAGCAGACAACGCTGGCAACAGCTACTTTGGATTTGCAGTAGACCTGTCGTCTAACGTCGTCACTTTATCTGAAACGCCTGCTCCCGCTACCTTTGAAATCGACACCCTCGAGTTAACAGGAAGACCATCAGGCGGAACCTATGGGGCCATGAAGATTGCAGTCTATGAATTTGCAGGAGACGGCACGGTTGGTGCTTTTGTCGGTCTTTCCGATGCTCAAACTCTCGCAGCTGCCACAGCTGTTGAATTTAATTTCTCAGGAGTGACCGTCAACACCTCAGGAACCTACCAGTATCTCTTTGTAGGAGACAGCACAAGTGAGGCAGACCTCGACACCGAAGGTTTTGCCGGCTATAATGCAAATGCCGTCAGCTCGAGCCTATCCATGTCTCCAAACGGCTCTCTCCCATCGGGATCAGGAACTTACAAAAACAGCACCCTCAACGACTGGGAAGGCAGCTTCCTCCCGGAATTCACCTTCACAGCCGTCCCGGAACCTTCAAGCATCAGCCTCCTCGGGCTCGGACTGCTTTCCCTCTGTCTACGCCGCCGCAAATAA
- a CDS encoding sigma-70 family RNA polymerase sigma factor, whose translation MHKSLPDNQQAEHLPQNLSQQEIESKIESVQSDLRGYIISLSGHSGDCDDILQETNLFLWERKDDFEVGSNFKAWAFKVAYFKAMAIRRDNIRRGEVVFSEDIAQRISAEAGNFFNQRPDTMNAMRVCLGKLSTDHLKLINVKYLQGKSLSSFALQTGKSVDAIHKSISRIRRALRSCIEKQLSENH comes from the coding sequence ATGCACAAATCACTCCCAGACAACCAACAAGCGGAACATCTACCGCAGAACTTGTCGCAGCAAGAAATCGAATCGAAGATCGAATCGGTTCAATCGGATTTGCGAGGATACATCATTTCTCTCTCCGGGCACAGTGGGGATTGCGATGACATCTTGCAGGAGACCAACCTCTTCCTCTGGGAGCGTAAGGACGACTTCGAAGTGGGCTCCAATTTTAAAGCCTGGGCATTCAAGGTTGCCTATTTCAAGGCCATGGCCATCCGCCGTGACAACATTCGGCGTGGAGAGGTCGTGTTTAGCGAGGACATTGCCCAACGCATTTCCGCCGAAGCCGGCAATTTTTTCAACCAGCGCCCGGACACCATGAATGCCATGCGGGTTTGCCTCGGCAAGCTCAGCACCGACCATTTAAAACTCATCAACGTCAAATACCTGCAAGGAAAATCCCTGAGTAGCTTTGCACTTCAGACTGGTAAATCCGTCGATGCCATCCATAAATCGATCTCAAGAATTCGCCGTGCATTGCGCAGCTGTATCGAAAAACAACTCTCAGAAAATCATTAG
- a CDS encoding FecR domain-containing protein — protein sequence MKPTAEFTTLVDKCLSQTISRVEMARLEEFLEDNEHLRYYLELVEVEGNLPYSLDAGVILQPTANTFSWRKLIRPLSIAAAAVIVFSAGFYIGSPPQDSSAEASAGGNKTRPASKAAAITSLVGVTWENAAPESIKLTNDSEALAFTSGLVEISFGSGVRSLVEGPAVIKVTGENSAILERGRMVSEVPKGAEGFTIDYPDGKVVDLGTEFAIHVPQNQHGAEVGVFRGEVEIYDREQNTPLKILENHAVVQVAGSRNPFASIPFHRDQYIRELPTSEFPWKLSEVPSREPEIMDFDVSHLVWRPSTYRAIIKYMHGSDSVIIHRAELLFNGRVISTDDHTGSSGYSLFRDNAYSFDVPQGLHEKGKWTVRITASPAPRGQLAAGDFSPDSSGILLFEDTRTSDHDDEDFIGTWEYRHNGDIHRRVFTKDKKAQYYFNGRKTHLFDAASWEVRDKILTLTIPPPNTNGTPTHVETHQLKSKDELIFVNRPYRSALRVK from the coding sequence ATGAAACCAACAGCTGAATTCACAACACTGGTAGACAAATGTCTCTCCCAGACGATCTCACGTGTCGAAATGGCACGCCTCGAAGAGTTCCTGGAGGATAATGAGCACCTGCGGTATTATCTGGAACTTGTTGAGGTCGAGGGTAACCTTCCCTATTCGCTCGACGCCGGCGTCATCTTGCAACCGACCGCAAACACATTCTCATGGCGGAAACTCATCCGACCATTGAGTATCGCAGCTGCAGCCGTGATTGTTTTTTCCGCGGGTTTCTACATCGGCTCCCCGCCTCAAGATTCATCAGCCGAGGCGTCCGCTGGTGGCAACAAAACACGCCCGGCGAGCAAAGCCGCGGCCATCACCAGTCTTGTGGGCGTCACGTGGGAGAATGCAGCTCCGGAATCCATCAAATTAACCAATGATAGCGAGGCCCTTGCCTTCACTTCAGGTTTGGTGGAAATTTCCTTTGGGAGCGGCGTACGCTCACTAGTTGAGGGCCCCGCTGTGATCAAGGTCACGGGAGAAAACTCAGCCATTTTAGAACGGGGACGCATGGTTTCCGAAGTCCCCAAGGGTGCCGAGGGGTTCACCATTGACTACCCGGATGGCAAGGTGGTTGATTTGGGAACTGAATTTGCCATCCACGTCCCCCAAAACCAGCATGGAGCAGAAGTCGGAGTCTTCCGTGGCGAGGTCGAGATCTATGACCGGGAGCAAAACACACCTCTCAAGATCTTGGAAAACCACGCCGTGGTTCAAGTGGCAGGATCCCGCAACCCCTTTGCATCGATTCCATTTCACCGAGATCAGTATATTCGGGAACTCCCCACCAGCGAATTCCCATGGAAACTTTCCGAAGTTCCCTCAAGAGAACCTGAAATCATGGATTTCGATGTCTCCCACCTCGTTTGGCGCCCCAGCACCTACAGAGCGATTATCAAATACATGCACGGTAGCGACTCCGTCATCATTCATCGGGCCGAACTCCTTTTCAATGGGCGTGTAATCTCCACGGACGACCACACCGGCAGCTCCGGCTACTCCCTGTTTCGTGACAACGCCTACAGCTTCGATGTTCCGCAAGGGCTTCACGAAAAAGGAAAATGGACCGTTAGAATCACGGCAAGCCCAGCTCCGAGAGGTCAGCTTGCGGCGGGAGATTTCTCTCCGGACTCTTCAGGTATCCTCTTGTTTGAAGACACACGGACATCGGATCACGATGATGAAGATTTCATAGGAACATGGGAATACCGCCACAACGGTGACATCCACCGAAGAGTCTTCACCAAAGACAAAAAGGCTCAGTATTATTTCAACGGCAGAAAAACCCACCTCTTTGATGCCGCCAGCTGGGAAGTCCGCGATAAGATCCTCACCCTTACCATCCCACCACCAAACACTAACGGAACCCCCACCCATGTGGAAACACATCAGTTAAAAAGCAAAGACGAACTGATTTTTGTCAACCGGCCATACCGTAGTGCCTTGCGGGTGAAATAG
- a CDS encoding PEP-CTERM sorting domain-containing protein (PEP-CTERM proteins occur, often in large numbers, in the proteomes of bacteria that also encode an exosortase, a predicted intramembrane cysteine proteinase. The presence of a PEP-CTERM domain at a protein's C-terminus predicts cleavage within the sorting domain, followed by covalent anchoring to some some component of the (usually Gram-negative) cell surface. Many PEP-CTERM proteins exhibit an unusual sequence composition that includes large numbers of potential glycosylation sites. Expression of one such protein has been shown restore the ability of a bacterium to form floc, a type of biofilm.) produces MKTNIATIALLSAFPTLSSAALNAVFEYEFDTSYDSSSTAVSDLSGAGNHATVTGENGGANIAVVTDIPTGGSQGTHSLNYSSTYGVVTTNAIDLLNNADVIANGGYTMTASFKGLSNNTRKIIDYAGTEYIGARSNNGGEVVIGISNTVPMILTTTEGLNVTDWNQITYSFAVTNASDPAAILGDIRVDLNGTVTTLNGQTLTDFGDSLDRSIGVGRHPSFSSDHFRGQIYAPAVYLGVSEVPEPGTTALLGLGGLALILRRRR; encoded by the coding sequence ATGAAAACAAACATCGCCACAATTGCCCTCTTATCAGCGTTCCCCACTCTCTCATCGGCGGCTCTGAATGCTGTATTTGAATATGAATTTGACACCTCGTATGACTCCAGCTCGACAGCGGTCTCCGACTTAAGCGGTGCAGGTAACCATGCAACGGTCACCGGCGAAAACGGAGGCGCCAACATTGCCGTGGTCACAGACATTCCCACCGGAGGGAGTCAAGGGACTCACTCTCTCAACTATTCCAGCACTTACGGCGTCGTGACGACCAATGCCATTGACCTACTCAACAACGCCGATGTCATAGCCAACGGTGGCTACACCATGACAGCCTCCTTCAAAGGACTGTCCAATAACACGCGTAAAATCATCGACTATGCCGGCACCGAGTACATCGGAGCCCGCTCCAACAATGGCGGAGAAGTCGTCATCGGTATCAGCAACACGGTGCCCATGATTCTGACCACTACAGAAGGACTTAATGTCACCGACTGGAATCAAATCACCTATTCCTTCGCCGTTACAAACGCAAGTGACCCAGCTGCTATCCTCGGTGACATTCGTGTCGACCTGAACGGAACCGTAACAACCCTCAATGGACAAACCCTCACAGACTTCGGCGACAGTCTGGATCGCTCGATAGGGGTAGGTCGTCACCCATCATTCAGCTCAGACCACTTCCGCGGACAAATTTACGCTCCAGCCGTTTATCTTGGAGTTTCCGAAGTTCCGGAACCAGGAACAACCGCCCTTCTTGGACTTGGAGGGCTCGCACTGATCCTGCGTCGTCGCAGGTAA
- a CDS encoding PEP-CTERM sorting domain-containing protein — MKMKNTSILALSLSLVSPGFAAVLITPTGVTSITDSSDLFKVGDGGLINNSLIGTPATLANYTTTTHVNVTSGSVGWVTADPAPAGGDYFGPGENNPNPVLTFALDQTYTLTDFVFWGYFNGGTGNEAKAFTLEFSTTGTSGTFSGTTPLTQPTAVGTGNPATLNFAAVNANAVRITITDNQGGIDRVGLGEVKFIGSAVPEPSSTALLGLGGLALILRRRK, encoded by the coding sequence ATGAAAATGAAAAACACATCCATCCTAGCTCTTAGCTTAAGTCTGGTATCCCCTGGATTTGCAGCCGTGCTCATCACACCAACCGGTGTTACGTCCATTACCGACTCCTCTGATTTGTTCAAAGTTGGGGATGGTGGACTTATCAATAACAGCCTCATCGGTACCCCCGCGACACTGGCGAACTATACAACAACCACACATGTCAATGTCACATCGGGCAGCGTGGGATGGGTAACCGCAGATCCAGCCCCTGCCGGTGGAGATTACTTTGGCCCGGGCGAAAATAATCCGAACCCGGTTCTTACTTTTGCGCTCGATCAAACCTACACCCTCACGGATTTTGTGTTCTGGGGATATTTCAATGGAGGAACTGGTAACGAAGCCAAAGCCTTCACTCTCGAGTTTTCCACCACAGGAACATCTGGAACCTTTTCTGGAACGACCCCCCTGACCCAGCCAACTGCGGTTGGCACAGGAAATCCGGCAACACTCAACTTCGCTGCCGTTAACGCCAACGCGGTAAGAATCACCATCACAGACAACCAGGGAGGCATTGACCGGGTAGGTCTCGGAGAAGTCAAATTTATTGGCTCTGCGGTCCCGGAACCATCCTCCACCGCCCTGCTCGGCCTTGGGGGACTCGCTCTGATCCTGCGTCGTCGCAAGTAA
- a CDS encoding PEP-CTERM sorting domain-containing protein (PEP-CTERM proteins occur, often in large numbers, in the proteomes of bacteria that also encode an exosortase, a predicted intramembrane cysteine proteinase. The presence of a PEP-CTERM domain at a protein's C-terminus predicts cleavage within the sorting domain, followed by covalent anchoring to some some component of the (usually Gram-negative) cell surface. Many PEP-CTERM proteins exhibit an unusual sequence composition that includes large numbers of potential glycosylation sites. Expression of one such protein has been shown restore the ability of a bacterium to form floc, a type of biofilm.), with protein sequence MKIKSTCALALTFGMLAATNAAVIIDATNITYTGTFPEGAVLGPATTITNDSGLSEDLTPANIGTVTHDSFNAGNAWVSTDPGGSGSDFFANNGGLTVSFDIIFTDTYNVDTLSTWGYGWNADVGNNASAITIDYGVGNFASTTGSLALPVPTWQESDTINLGGIVADRVRITITDNHFGASGGGDRVGISELAFVGDVVAVPEPSSAALLGLGGLSLILRRRK encoded by the coding sequence ATGAAAATCAAAAGCACATGCGCACTCGCGCTTACGTTTGGCATGCTGGCAGCCACGAACGCGGCAGTCATTATCGACGCAACGAACATCACCTACACAGGAACCTTTCCAGAGGGTGCAGTTCTCGGACCTGCCACCACCATCACCAATGATAGTGGTCTTTCCGAAGACCTGACTCCAGCCAACATCGGCACCGTGACCCACGACAGCTTCAACGCCGGCAACGCATGGGTTAGCACCGATCCTGGAGGATCCGGGAGTGACTTCTTCGCCAATAACGGCGGCCTGACTGTCAGCTTCGACATTATCTTCACCGATACCTACAACGTGGACACTCTGTCAACTTGGGGATACGGCTGGAACGCTGATGTCGGCAACAATGCCAGTGCTATCACGATCGACTATGGCGTCGGCAACTTCGCATCAACAACCGGCAGCCTCGCACTCCCCGTCCCCACTTGGCAAGAGTCCGACACCATCAACCTTGGAGGAATCGTCGCTGACCGTGTCCGCATCACCATCACCGACAATCACTTCGGAGCCTCCGGCGGTGGCGACCGAGTCGGCATCTCGGAACTCGCCTTCGTTGGTGACGTGGTTGCCGTTCCAGAACCATCCTCCGCAGCCCTTCTTGGACTCGGTGGACTTTCACTGATTCTCCGTCGTCGCAAGTAA
- a CDS encoding U32 family peptidase, whose amino-acid sequence MSAPHVTNDPGRYERTPELLAPAGSWDCVRAAVANGADAVFFGLSKFNARLRADNFTEEDLPELMEFLHARGVKGFVTMNTLIFTGELQEAETQLRLLESCAVDAIIVQDLGLARLCRIVAPSLEVHASTQMTITSPEGLAFADRLYHLDRAVLARELSLKQIAKFKPEESVPLEVFVHGALCVAYSGQCLTSESLGQRSANRGECAQACRMPYTLVVDGEEREMGEVRYLLSPQDLAAVDLIPELVRQGVVSYKIEGRLKSPEYVAAITKVYRKAIDAAVAGEEDPITQDDRYSMEMTFSRGLSTGWLEGTNHPLLTHGKFGKKRGVFLGEVIRSERGWVDVKLATRIPVKAGDGIVFDAGEDRNLEQGSRIWKVAGDRLLFHREHSGLDWKRIQPGQKIWKTDDPKLNKRLTASWKNAKLEVERDTLNITVKGCVAEGMTLSCGKVSVTSTEKLEVAQSRPFTDEFLIKQLGRLGGTDWKLGEVDNQLQGEVMMPVSAVNRLRRALVDAMDVATTQRKAARVQVGATASLDDLMPVRRTDESSRRELSVLCRSMEQIEAVLEAGGKNIYVDFEDIRRGKEAVSLVRSADDARVHLATPRIQKSGEAGFFKVVERAEPDGVLIRNLGGVSYFKDRNDLYKIGDFSLNCANPLTSRILKEEGGLDHMTVSYDLNIRQVLDLLLAAPTDWFELTIHQHMPMFHMEHCVFCSFLSDGGTSILNCGKPCDKHQVQLKDRVGQLHSLKADVGCRNTLFNGRAQTGARFYDQLRGTGLRRYRVELLDEDKESARKIVQAYQSLLAGARSGHHLWQGLDVSEQLGVTEGTLEVR is encoded by the coding sequence ATGTCAGCGCCACATGTTACAAATGATCCGGGTCGGTATGAGCGGACTCCCGAGTTGCTTGCTCCAGCGGGGAGTTGGGACTGTGTTCGGGCAGCGGTTGCGAATGGGGCGGATGCGGTGTTTTTTGGATTGTCCAAGTTCAATGCCCGCTTGCGCGCAGACAATTTTACGGAGGAGGATCTCCCGGAACTCATGGAATTTCTCCATGCCCGTGGGGTGAAGGGCTTTGTGACCATGAACACCCTGATCTTTACCGGCGAACTTCAGGAGGCGGAGACGCAGTTGCGTTTGCTCGAATCGTGTGCTGTGGATGCCATCATTGTCCAGGATCTTGGGCTGGCACGTTTGTGTCGAATCGTTGCCCCATCACTTGAGGTGCATGCCTCCACCCAGATGACGATTACCTCACCCGAGGGGTTGGCCTTTGCCGATCGGCTGTATCATTTGGATCGAGCTGTTTTGGCTCGTGAACTTTCATTGAAACAGATCGCCAAGTTCAAGCCTGAAGAATCTGTGCCCCTTGAAGTCTTCGTTCACGGAGCCCTCTGCGTGGCTTACTCAGGCCAGTGCCTGACAAGTGAAAGTCTCGGGCAGAGGTCGGCGAACCGGGGGGAATGCGCACAGGCGTGTCGAATGCCCTACACATTGGTTGTGGATGGTGAGGAGAGGGAAATGGGAGAAGTGAGATATCTGCTTAGTCCTCAGGATCTGGCGGCGGTTGATTTGATTCCTGAGCTCGTCAGGCAAGGTGTGGTGTCTTACAAAATCGAAGGACGATTGAAGTCTCCTGAATATGTTGCGGCGATTACGAAGGTCTACCGCAAGGCAATTGATGCGGCTGTAGCTGGTGAGGAGGACCCGATTACCCAGGATGATCGTTACTCCATGGAAATGACTTTTTCACGGGGTCTCTCGACAGGCTGGCTTGAGGGCACCAACCACCCACTCTTGACCCATGGGAAGTTTGGTAAAAAACGCGGCGTGTTTCTCGGCGAAGTCATCCGCTCCGAACGAGGTTGGGTGGATGTAAAACTGGCGACACGGATTCCGGTGAAAGCGGGTGACGGCATTGTGTTTGATGCCGGGGAAGACCGGAACCTTGAACAGGGGAGTCGCATCTGGAAAGTCGCAGGCGATCGCTTGTTGTTTCACCGTGAGCACAGTGGATTGGACTGGAAACGGATTCAACCGGGGCAAAAAATTTGGAAGACAGACGACCCGAAGTTGAATAAACGGCTGACCGCCAGTTGGAAAAATGCCAAGTTGGAGGTAGAGCGGGATACTTTGAATATCACGGTGAAGGGGTGCGTAGCTGAGGGGATGACACTTTCTTGTGGCAAGGTCAGCGTTACTTCCACGGAGAAGCTTGAAGTGGCCCAGTCCCGCCCGTTTACGGATGAATTTTTAATCAAGCAGTTAGGTCGCCTTGGTGGGACCGATTGGAAACTGGGTGAGGTGGATAACCAACTACAAGGGGAGGTGATGATGCCGGTGTCTGCCGTGAATCGACTTCGACGAGCTTTGGTGGATGCCATGGATGTTGCCACTACGCAGAGAAAGGCAGCCCGGGTTCAGGTGGGAGCGACGGCGTCACTTGATGATTTGATGCCTGTGCGCAGGACGGATGAATCGTCACGACGGGAATTGTCTGTGTTATGTCGCAGCATGGAGCAGATCGAAGCCGTGCTTGAGGCGGGGGGGAAGAACATTTATGTGGACTTCGAGGATATTCGCCGAGGGAAGGAGGCTGTTTCCCTGGTGCGCTCAGCAGATGATGCCCGGGTCCACCTGGCAACGCCACGGATTCAAAAATCGGGAGAAGCTGGTTTTTTCAAAGTTGTTGAGCGAGCCGAGCCGGATGGAGTGTTGATCCGAAACCTTGGCGGGGTGTCCTATTTCAAGGATCGAAACGATCTCTATAAAATAGGTGATTTCTCCCTGAACTGTGCCAACCCTTTGACTTCGAGAATTTTAAAGGAGGAGGGGGGCTTGGATCATATGACTGTGTCCTATGATTTGAATATTCGTCAGGTGCTGGACCTCTTGTTAGCTGCACCTACCGATTGGTTTGAGCTGACGATTCATCAGCATATGCCGATGTTTCATATGGAGCATTGCGTGTTCTGTTCGTTCCTCAGTGATGGCGGAACCAGTATTTTGAATTGCGGTAAACCGTGTGACAAACACCAAGTGCAGCTGAAAGACCGAGTCGGTCAATTGCATAGCTTGAAGGCCGATGTGGGGTGCCGGAACACCTTGTTCAATGGACGGGCCCAGACAGGAGCCCGATTCTACGACCAACTGAGGGGGACCGGTTTGCGCCGGTATCGGGTGGAATTGTTGGATGAAGACAAGGAGTCCGCACGTAAGATCGTTCAAGCATACCAATCACTTCTTGCCGGGGCACGGTCCGGGCATCATTTATGGCAGGGACTGGATGTCTCCGAACAGCTCGGGGTGACCGAAGGAACGCTGGAGGTGCGATAA